In Desulfovibrio porci, the sequence ATTTGGTGGCCCAGGCCGAAAGCCGCCTCAGCGACTACGCCGAGGAAAAGGCCGTACGCGAACTTTCCGCCTCGAAAAAAAGTCCGGCCAAATCCCGCCGCGCCGTCAAAACGCGCCGCGTCTCACGCGACAAGGTCGTGCAGGTGGCCAGCAGCGACACGCGCCGCCATACCAAGGTTTCCGGCGAACGCAAGACCGCGCTCGTCAAGGCCGCCAGGGCGGAAAAAAGCAAAGCCACTCAGTCCGCCAAAAATGGCAAAAGCACGGTGAGCAACGTTGCGGAGAAAAAATCCTCCGGCAAGGCGCTTTCCTCTTCCCATCAGAAAAATAAAAAGACTTCCGGCGCCAAAAACCGTAAGAAATCATAGGCGGATATATGCTTCCCGTCATCAGCCCGGCTGAAACGTTGCAGAAACTCCGGGACGGAAAAATCCGTCTTGTCGATATCCGTGAACCGGATGAAGTGAACGCGGTGCGCGTGCCCGGCGCGGAAGTGGCGCCGCTTTCAGTCATCAAATGGTCGCATCTGGCCCTGTCCGACGCGGACCAGCCTATTGTCTTCACCTGCAATTCCGGCAACCGCACCAGCAAGCAGAGCGATCTGCTGGAAGAACTGGCCGGTGGTCCCGCCTGGCAGATGGAGGGCGGCGTCAGCGCCTGGGCCAAGGAAGGCCTGCCTGTGGAGCGCGGGCAACAGCGCATGCCCCTGTTCCGCCAGATTCAGATCGGCGCGGGCGCGCTGGTGCTGCTGGGTCTGGCGGGCGTGTTCGTCTGGCCGCCCATGATCTGGCTGTCCGCCTTTGTGGGCGCGGGGCTGGTGTTCGCCGGGGTGACCGGCTTCTGCGGCCTGGGGCTGCTGCTTTCAGCCATGCCCTGGAACAAAAAATAATTTTATGCCGCCATGCGGAGCGGACGGGTCCGCCCGGATCTGCGGGCGACTGGCGCCAAGCCCCACGGGCTATGCCCATCTGGGCAACGCCTGGGCTTTCCTGCTGGCCTGGCTGGCGGTTCGGGCGCGCAAGGGCGTTCTGATCCTGCGGCTGGAGGATATTGACCCCCAGCGCTCCAGGCCCGAGTTTGCGGCGGCGTTGCTGGAAGACCTGCGCTGGCTGGGACTGGACTGGGATCAGGGACCGGATGTGGGCGGCCCGCTGGGGCCGTATGAACAGAGTCGGCGCGGAGCCGCATACGCGGAAGCGCTGGCCCGGCTGGAGGCCGCCGGTCTGACCTATCCCTGCTTCTGCACCCGCAAGGAGTTGCGCCTGCTGGCCGCGGCCCCGCATGTGGATGACGCGGGCGCGCCTTATCCCGGCACCTGCCGTGAGCTGAACGCGGCGCAACGCGAGGCCTTGTTCAGGAGCGGCCGCAGGGCGGCGGTGCGTCTGCGCTGCCCCGGCGAGTCCGTCGAGTTTGAAGATGCGCTGCTGGGGCCGCAGTCCTTCCGGCTGGAAGAATGCGGCGGGGATTTCGCCTTGCGGCGCTCCGACGGCGTGGTGGCCTACCAACTGGCCGTGGCCGTGGACGACGCGCTCATGGGCGTGAATCAGGTTGTGCGCGGGCGCGACATATTGCCCTCCACGCCGCGCCAGATCGCGCTTTTGCGGCTGCTTGGCCATAACGCGCCCCAATATGCGCATATTCCGCTGCTCCTGGACGGCGAGGGCCGGCGTCTGGCCAAACGCCACCGGAGTCTGGCCCTGCGGTCCTTGCGGGAACAGGGCGTAACCCCGCGCCGTATTGTGGGACTGCTGTCCCGGCTGGCCGGGCTCAACCCGCGCGGCGTGCCCGTGAGTCCGGCGGAACTGCTGCCGGATTTCGCTCTGGAGCGCCTGCCCGGCACGGATCAGCGCGTGACGGATCAGGATTTGCGTCAGCTTGCGCCGTAACAGGCGCGTATCTCTCAGCAGGAGTGTATAGAACGTGGCAACGCTTGATCAGGCTTTTGTGGATGAAATTTTTCCGGCTCAACGGACCGATGATTTTTTTGACGCCCTGTTCGGCGGCGCCGAGGAAGGGGCCTACGACATCCGGCTGGTCTGCCGGAACGTGACGCCCGTCAGGGCGCAACTGGCCTTTGAACTGCGCCAGCGGCCCGGCAAATGTCTGGTCTGCAACCTGACCTATGGTTTGCCGCAGGTTTTTCAGCGCCATCCGGTGCTCAATGTGGCCGGCGTGGCCAAGGCCGTGGCGAAACGCCTGGGCTGGCCCGAAAACACACCCTGGAAGCTGGAACCTACGGAAGAAATCAGCCATGAACTGCATGCCATTCCCTTGGTGCTGGAACGGGCCTGATGCCCGTATTGACAGAGCGGTTCTTTTTTGGCAATAGAAGCCGACCGACAGCGCGGTTCGGTTGGTAGAGCAACTGACTCGCACGCAATTTCTACATGAAAGGGACATAATTTAGTAATTATAGGAACTTGCCGCCTTGGCTCAGCTGGTAGAGCGGCTGATTCGTAATCAGCAGATCGTCAGTTCAAATCTGACAGGCGGCTCCATAAGATATAAGGGCTTACGCAGGAGGTATCTGCGTAAGCCCTTCTTCTTCTTCTTCTTCTTCTTCTTCTTCTTCTTCTTCCTTGCTCTTTCCCCGGTCGCAGAATGCAAGCCGTAACTGGAACCCGTTGCACCATTCACAATGCGGCCATGCCCCAGTCATGCCCGGTCCGTCCGAAAAGGAAAAGGTGGTTTGCCGCGAATCTTATCCCTTACCGCAGAGCGGGCAAACGCTTGATATTTCCACCCTGGAAAATGCAAGCCTTTACAACCACACCACACGCACAGAAAAATCCGTTCCGGCGGCCGTCGTTCGCCAAAAGAAAAGCCCCGCATAAGTTACCG encodes:
- a CDS encoding rhodanese family protein, which produces MLPVISPAETLQKLRDGKIRLVDIREPDEVNAVRVPGAEVAPLSVIKWSHLALSDADQPIVFTCNSGNRTSKQSDLLEELAGGPAWQMEGGVSAWAKEGLPVERGQQRMPLFRQIQIGAGALVLLGLAGVFVWPPMIWLSAFVGAGLVFAGVTGFCGLGLLLSAMPWNKK
- the gluQRS gene encoding tRNA glutamyl-Q(34) synthetase GluQRS, giving the protein MPPCGADGSARICGRLAPSPTGYAHLGNAWAFLLAWLAVRARKGVLILRLEDIDPQRSRPEFAAALLEDLRWLGLDWDQGPDVGGPLGPYEQSRRGAAYAEALARLEAAGLTYPCFCTRKELRLLAAAPHVDDAGAPYPGTCRELNAAQREALFRSGRRAAVRLRCPGESVEFEDALLGPQSFRLEECGGDFALRRSDGVVAYQLAVAVDDALMGVNQVVRGRDILPSTPRQIALLRLLGHNAPQYAHIPLLLDGEGRRLAKRHRSLALRSLREQGVTPRRIVGLLSRLAGLNPRGVPVSPAELLPDFALERLPGTDQRVTDQDLRQLAP